In the genome of Arabidopsis thaliana chromosome 4, partial sequence, the window GTCTTTATTTGGTTGCattctgtttttgtgtgtgtggatgcagtttcttcatcaaagTTATTCTGGAGAAGAGATATGCAATGGCGTATCGGGCGATTGATGCGGTTACCACTCACTTCTTTAGATTTCATAAGGAGACGAATGTTATACCCGTCATTTGGCACCAAACACTTCTTGCCTTTGTGCAATGGTAAGTAAATTAAATTGCTTTATTTCGTTTCGTTTTCTTATCTTTAGTTTCGATACTCTGGTTTTGGTTACGAGACGTATAGACATATCAGATCATAAGTTTATAATAATGCACTATTTAGTTTTCTAAAGACTCTCAAAGCACACACCTTGAAGATTTAGAATTATGTCCTTATCCTTAAAAGATCCGAGCCTCTATATACATACGCATGTATTAGATTATACAGcgaatgtttttttcatcttatgttgagaaagaaaatgaattagACAGCAAAACGAACAACACCCTTTCTCTCTGtacacaaatttataaattaaacgACCAAAAtgagattcaaaaaaaaaaaccgaacACGAGAGAGATCAAAAACGAACAAATCTCCctccctctctcttttgtctctcttctaCATGAAGTAGCTCAACGAcgtcttcttcctcgatcCTCCTTCACCATACAGCTCGTTCCATTGCTGAAGTTCGTTCATGTTCGACGAGTCTGAAGACACACTTGCGCATACCTACATGTTTCTGATCATTTAGCTTTCTTTTCAAAGTTATTATCACATATGTGAAACTCATTGGCTTCTTTGTCTTGACTTACCTGATCATGGGCAGCCTTGAAATCGTTCATTGTCAGGGAACGAACATCTGTGCAGCTATACAATGGCGGTGTGGGACGGTTCTCAGCCTGAGCTGCAGTTTTCTCCTGTAGTCAAAACAACAGCcagaataataaaaagaatgaGTTATGCGAGTAATGTAAATGGACTTCAGGATTCGAGAAGCAATCGCATTAAACAGAAACCAaaccttcttttctttctccagtATTTCTCGGATTGGAAAATGTGCTGCGGTCACACACAGATTCTGCAACCAAAAAAGAATACGTGTGTGAGTTTTTTTACAGGGGAAGGAGATTGAGAGGGAAGGTTATAGAAAGTCGAGACCTTTAAGTCACTTCCTGAGTACCCATCTGTCATATTTGCTATAGCTTCTAAATCGACGTCTGGtgctatttcttcttttgctagAATAACGCTCAAGATCTTTGATCTGTTCGTTGCATCTGGAAGATTAACCATCAATCTGCACAGAAGTAGTATGCAGGAGAGGATCAACAATGGTTGCAATATTCTTCACAACTAACAGACAACAGAGGGAAAAGTGGTGGTTTTACCTCCGGGGAAGCCGTCTAATAACAGCTTCGTCTAGGTCAAATGGTCTGTTGGTGGCAGCGAGTACCAGAACCCGTTCTCTATCCTTTGTTCTTAAACCATCCCAGTTTACCATGAACTCGTTCTTCATCTTACGCATAGCTTCATGTTCCCCTGGATTTTCACGTCTACCCAACATGCTATCAACCTGAATAATGATTTTCCACAATCATCAGATCGAGAAAGTACATAAAAAGACTGGCTTCAAAGGTGGGAGAGAACAGAGAACGCTTTTTAATATCTTCAAACATACCTCATCAACAAAAATGACACTTGGCGCAATCTTGCTCGCTAAGGAGAAGACAGCTTTAACGTACTTCTCTCCCTCACCAAACCACTGCAAAGCATTTAGTGTAAATGGTCAAGTACAATCATTAAAAGAAAGCATAAAAGGAAATCATATCACTTTATGAGAGTTACCTTCGAAGTAATGCTGGACATTGAGATATTGATGAAATTTGCGCCAGCCTCAGTTGCTACTGCTTTTGCCAGCATCGTCTTTCCAGTACCAGGAGGTCCAAACAACAGTATACCTTTCGTAGGCTGCATTAAAcatcaaatatatgtttggtttCAGTTATGTAGGAGTAACAACTAACAAATAAATCCGTATAGCAATAAAAGGTACCTTTGTGAGCTGGCCTTTGTCAAACAATTCCGGTCTCTGAAGAGGAAGCATCACCAACTCCTTCAACGTTTCTTTCACATTTTCCAGAGCTCCAATATCATCAAAGGAAACACCTATATCGCTAGGTGGAATGACATCCGACAACAGTTTTTTCTCAAATTCGTTCTCAGTAACAACATCCTGAAACAGTATAGTAAACCAACTCTTAATCCGGAACTTACTAGGCAGCTTGGGAAGAAAGAAATTAAGTAACATAATATTACCTTGAGAGACTTCTTTAAACTCTTGTTTTCGTTCTGAATATCATGCAACGTCTGCAGGCCATATGAAATGCTGCAACACGTGCCAAAATGTAATTTATACATCAAACATGTATCTTAGTATCACACACAGCCTATAGAAGAAAACTCACCTCTCTGCAGAGATAACAAGCTTGTTGTCTTTAACTATAGGTTCAGTGCATATCATAAGATGGTGACCGAAAGCCCAGCCAACCACTTTTTCAACACCTATGAACACATAGTTTTTGGTTAGTCAAACAACCGGGTTATCAggacaaaataaagaaagaaaaagcaagtGAACGAGGCCTACTTTCAGATGGAAGGGTTTGATCTTTGATGCACAACGTTCCAAGGTCAGGGCAGTCAAGTTTGTTTTTGGCGAGGACCTGCAGGCATCATTACAAAGAAATaagcaaaaggaaaaaaatgaaaagaaacaaggaaCGCTTATATTACTAAGGGCATGATTAGAAGATACTCACTGCAAGGATGCTGGTTATATTAGCCTGAACCTTCAAAATCTCTGTGTCACGGTCAAGTTTCTCCTTCCAATCCGAGAGTAAAGCTTCTTCCTATTACATCTTCGGAgcataagaaaaaggaaaaataaaattatcccAGACAAGAAATCATGAATGAAGGTAACAACCTGAGGTAACTGGATGGCGATTTTGTTAGGAAATAGTCGAgttatttgtttcattgatTTAGGTGTTTCTTTGCTTCTATCGTGCAGTTTACCAAAATTATCCTGCAGATAATAGGAAAAATCATTTCATCAATAAGATACCAAATCTAAGATGACTTTGGTGAACCTTACCATCAGGATAGAATTATTTAGGTACACAACTATTTCAAGAAATGGAAAATAGTTCAAGATAAGTCAGGTCATCATACCGGAAATGCTAGATCCAGTAGTGCCGTCTGATTGCCACCAAACTTAGTAAACAAGAAACCTCCAGGATGGGACTGAAAAAGAACCATCAAATCTCTAATTAACTATACAGATaagcaaattaaaaccaaCTTAAAAGATACCAAAACAGAAATAGAGAAGACTGAAAAAGTTTCCTACTTTCTCCTTTCGGCTGTCCAACTGGGTCTGCGAGGCAATGACAACTATATTTTCCGGTAAAGTCTCAAGCTTGCTTTTCAAGGTTGCATACACATCACTGTTCCCCACAAGAGATTTCTCAATATCTTTCAGAAACAATATTAATGACCCTCCTTCACTCTCACTAAGTGCGACCTATGGTATGGGTCAAGAGGTTACTATCCTGTAGCTACAAGCCATAAGTAGTTATCACAAAACTTAAAGTAAAAGCTACCTCAAAGATTTCATTAACGGCGAGTTTATCAGCATCATCGCTAGAAGAACCTTCTAACCGAAGTGAGCTAGCTGCACACaaagaataatattaataaagttCACTTTTTAAGTTAAGTAaagttagaaagaaaaaaaacagccCGCGATTACCAGCACAAAAAAAACCATGGTCTTCTTCGCAGAGGCCACCAAGATCATTGCCATCTTGTACAGGCCTATCGAATCTAATCCCAATTTTTGAAGCACAGTTGTCTTCAAATGCAAGGGCTACTTTTCCCTGGGAACCAATGGCCGGTCCCCTATATTACATAGCAGGGAAAAAGTAAGAGCAAAGTTGTGAATACAACACACATTTACAGCAGATGTGAAGACttttaaaaacagtaaacAATACCTAAGCTGGccttgaagagaagaaattgcaGAAGCCGAAGGACCTACAAATTTAACTCTGTCAcctgaaaatgataaaaatgcTTGTTCAACAAAACAGGAGTGGTACATCAAAAGAAGTTGAACAGTcagatgaaaagaaaaacatcatgCCTGCTTTGAATGTGTAACTTTTAGAAGTTGCTGTTGACACTTCTTGTTTTGGCAAAGCCTGAGAGCTTAATGTTGAGCCACCTGTTATATCAGCATCAACACTTGAAGTCGGTTTCTTATGCTGCAATACTTGTGCAGCCTGAACAGCTCTTTTAGCAAGCATAGACAGCCTTTCACGCCTAGAACCTTCTTTAGAGGATTCAGCTTCCCTGGCTGGTGATCCCTGAAACCATCCAGAAACAGTACAAAATCATTGAATTCACCGGAATGAACAAACCTATTACTTATAAAGGAGCCTGCTGAAAAATAATGTCCGATGTCCGAGTGGACACTGTGATAGGTAGTAATATAAGCTATTTGGGACGAAAAAGTCAACACTACCAGTTAATATCCACTTGCTCAAGATGCAATAAAtattgtaataaataaaacaacattGGAATGTGTATATACATTAGTAGTAATATAAGCTGAAACACTCCTGATTGGTTCTCGACTATTaggattttttctttttggatcaAGATTTATGTATCTATGTATTTATCAAGATCCTGTTCATGGACCTCATTCTACTAGATCACTTAGGTCTGTCAactaaaagatgaaaaaaaaaataaaggggAAAAGAAGATTACCCCAGGCAACAAAAGAGAATCAACAATCATCAATTTGGCCCCAAACTGTTTAGCAAGCGCTTTTGCCAACATTTCCTGATATATCTCAGAGcctaaaaatatttcaaatggTAAGAAATATAGGAATCTCAGACCTTATATATACAAAGGTAAACTTGTTTAGAGGAATGGACTCAGCAAAAAGTAGAAATACCTGATGGTCCAGAGAGTAAGATACGGGGACAGGCTGTAGTCAAGTCTGTTGCAAAATTTGCATACTTGCTTCCACCGTTCATATGAACATACATCGATATCATCAAAACACCCTTTGTTGTAGCACTGAGAcaatttagatatatttttggcTATAAATCATCAAACCATCGAAAGCAAGATGTGTAATACAAATGTAACATAATATTAAGCAATCTTACCTTAAATAATATGGGAAGTTCTCAAAAGAAATATCTATGTTTTGAGCATTGAGTACTCCTCCTCGCAGACTATCCTTAAAAGCTTGGCGTCTAGTCGATATAGTTGATGAAAGGTCAAATTCTCTGAGGAATTCTTTCACTTCCCTTCGTTCATCCAGTAATCTGGAGATGCTACCCCTTAtatcaaatgaagaagattcacCAAGAAGGTGCACGATTGGTCTAATTTCATAACCAGCAGCAGGGACATTTCCACCATCAGCTTCTTGAAAAGGGTCCAATCCACTGCCATCGACATTCAGGTTCTCATTGGCAGTACCAGGGGTAGAAGCAGCAGCAATTTTTTCCACAGAAGCAACAGCAGCATGGTCATTATTACTATCAGCATCGTTCATGTCTGTATCCGAGATGCAATCATTGAAACTGGAAGGTACCACAGGAACCGCAGGATTTTGCTGCCTCTTGCCAGCTTTAGCAATTGGTGGTAGAAGATGGAAGCTGCGGAGCTTTGATAGAGATGCCAATATAGAGGCCCCATCAACATCTGAGGCCCCATCAACATCTCCTGCCCTTGTCTCGACATGAACCCCTTTCAGAGGGGCACCCCGAGCTTCACATATACTCAACGAAGAAGCTCTGTCAGGAGCTGCTAAATTTTCATCTTTAACAGGTTGAAATATCTAGAAGATGGTTAAGAAATTTTTACCAAAAGACACtgattttaaatgaaaaaaacgtTATAAATCATTTAGAATGgatcgataaattaataactagTGAATTAGGCGAATTAACTTTCACGCAACTCCAAAAAGGATACATAAGCATGTTTCCCATTAAGGCTGAAGATCACCTCGTCACCACCCCGTAGATGAACACAAGTACTTTTCTGGTAACACTTGCCATTGACATGAACAATAACTCCATTTCCTAATATCTCAAGGGATGCAACTGATGGACCACCGTGCTGCAAGAGACTCTATGTAAGCAAAAGACTCTTCCCCTTTTGGAAATAGAAAAATCTGATGTGATTACCTCAGACTGCTTCAGTTCACAGAGGGTGCTGGGCATAGCTTGGTCTCTGATAGATAAATCACATCCCCGGCGTCCAACAGTAAACACAGGGCCTCTGATGACACGGTGAGGATTCTGTAATAGCAGCGAAACACCACAACACATTCAGAATAAAAGAACatattgaaaaacaaagaaagagaggcaAGAACTGGACATGCAGACAAGAAACGCAATTCACAGACTTTTAGACAACACACAGAACTAATCACCTGAGAATACTGGGAAAGTAGCTTCGCCCATGGAGCCTTTAAAGCTCGCTTCTTAGCCGCCTTAGATTTGTCAGCATCCGCCACCGCTTCACCTAGATCCACATAAACACCAAAACATTAGAAAGGAGAATACTTTAGACTAGAAATGGTGAGATCACAAggaaagaaagtgaaaacctGCTACGGTAGGTGTGGCCAAGACTTCGACTTCAGGGTTAGCGTCGGTTTCAGGAGAGTTCTCCATCACAGGGACATCAGTTGTAACAACAGGCTTCTCCGCATCCATAGCCTGTGGATCAGAAGATCCAAGTTCCGGCTCTCCAGATTCCGATCCAGGATCCGAAGCAGGTCCTTGATTCTCGATCGGAACTTCGCTCGCTGATGAAGAACCAGCCGGTTCCGCCGTCGCCTAGGGtttccaaaattcaaaaaaaaatcagatccCCGGAGAAACAAGATTAACCCAGATTCAAAAATCGAGAGAAGGAATCAAAAACTGGAATTGGGAGGAAAAAGAACGCACAGGTTCGAGAGAAGAAGCAGCGGCATCGATCTTAACCTTAGATCGCTTGTTAGGCCtttgagaagaagatgcttcaggggaagaagaagaagcacagAAACGCTTGGAAGCGGAAGAGCTACGTCTCGTCTCAACCATATCTCACGaccctctcttttctttctccgcCTTGACTTCGCCTTTGATCCAAAGAAGAGCCGCTTGGTTTCccgatagagaaagagagagaagacaaGAGATTAGAGATAGGAGAAGGatagagcgagagagagagaaagagaaatcgaAGAATCAGAGAGATATCATGTAAATGATTACTGGGATGGtcaatttataaattaaacataaacctgcaaaacttttttttatttaatttttattgtctCTCTGCGTTTAAATTAATTACTGTACATTTTACGggtcaaatatataaataacttgACCATCGATAttccatatttttaaaaaatttgaacacTATAATATCCGAATTTAAATCCACATATTTATGTGtgtattttgattgatatatttgCATATTAACAATGTAAATTGactttataataattttaattattaaaaaaattataaacacaCACGACAATTTAGATCCCATAATCAATGAATACACGCTTCGTCAACGAGAAAATTCTGGATTAAACAttgtacttttgtttttatgtctttGTGATCTATATAATGGTAATTCCGTTATCTATAAATCAAAAAGTACTTACACGTTGGAATTAACGCATCCGACAAATTTAATTTGTCGTTTTTAGAAAATTGAGTAATTTATTGacttttaaagttttcaaacaaaaagatattggAAAAGCACAAACAtgtaaaacacataaaaattagcaatttaacaaaaagacttATAGCTGATTTAAATTAATGAATAAACTAAATGAATTtcatcaattattatttttagttattctttttcaaaaatttatcattattgttattattctaaacttaacaattaaaacctaaaatatgTGAAATCAAGTCGGATAAACTATTGTAATTTTCACATTGAgagaatataataataatttccttttttggaAAGACAGTTCACTTTTTATAATTGTACAAAAGGAGAATGCGAGAGGTATTGTAGCTCCCCCCCTTGGGGCAAATACCACAAGCACGTATACAAGAGATAAGGAGGTAAGATTCTTCATCTACTTGCTTTTTCTGGAGTAATTGACTCCCAACTAGTAGTCAAATCTTTTTTACTTTACCACATTCATTTTCACTCACAATGACGCAAACACTATGGTCAAACTCTGTTTTATCactcctatttttttttttttaagtgtttttttctaacaccccaaaaaagaagcaaatgaagtaaagaaaaagtcacccatttgtattttgatcaaaggtatataataaaatccTCAAGAATAGGTTTATcgaaaccaaatcaataatGTTTGACCAAGAacatgaataaaacaaaacaaaaaacatgaaatcgttgagaatatttttgaaagaagaaaaaaaaataccgaACCGGGTAGTTCGCTACTactacacaacaacaacaagagcaACATACGTTTCGTTCGATGAACAGAAACACTTTGGGAGTATCCGTTCGTCTAACCGTTTGTTTTGTATTGGGCACGTGTTCGCATGAATTCAGTCTCTTAATCAGTCTTTTTGACTATATACATCCATGCATGCCACATCACGTGACCTTTTCGTAATTTAATTTAAGTCGGTTACAATGTGTATGTTCATTTCCTTCAAAAGGAAACttaaatacataaaacttatatatatatataatattcattgtgttaaaaaaaaactttatataaattcataatatataactCTATAGAAATGTATTAACTACAAAATCTAGGAAATAAtgtcattttttaaatattgaatatCTACTAAGTTATGACTTTCTTTGTCTAAAAAATGCTTCAgcttttgaacaaaataataataaagattatactttataacaaagaaaatttgagTCAAATTAACAgcataatattttgtttttatgattCAGCGTTTTGAATGCAAAGACCAAATTACCACAAGATCTCTAAACTTCACCGACTAAAAACTAAGGGTAATTAAGtcattttacaaaaaagaagaaaaaaagacggagatatataaaaatgtgacACGTTTAGGCACTTTTAGAtaatcttattcttttttatgCACTTATGAGGGTGAGGACACTTTTTCCattatttgactttttttaaGACATTTTTACCCCTAACTTAAACAActacttttattttgaattttaacacaaattaaatattttttctctcttccacGATCCTTAcgcaaaatagaaaaaaagatctctctctctctctctttctctctctcacatttGTAGTGCCTTTCTCTCTCCACGTCTCCATAACTTCTAGGTTTGATTCCTCTTATCGATTATGACGGCGGCTCACTAAAAATTGGTGATAACGATTCTGCAAATAAATGGGAGaagtttcttaaacaattCGATCTCGATTATCTCAggaatttggtaaaaaattTTGGTATCCATAATAACAagtccatttaaatatatccattcagAAACCTTTTTACTGATCCATATCCAATCTATATACCATGTCAATAATAACAAGAAATTCGATTAACCGTGGTTCGTATAGAAACCAAAGTTCCATGTCCATAAGATCTTGAAGGTGGAGGTCTCTccaaactgaaagaaaaatcaacaaataattttttggtatCTATAATAACAagtccatttaaatatatccattcagAAACCTTTCTACTGATCCGTATCCATTCTATATACCATGTCAATAATAATAGGAGATTCGATTAACCGtgttttgtaaagaaaccaaagttccaTGTCCATAAGGTTTTGAAGGTGGAGGTCTCTgcaaactgaaagaaaaatcaacaaacaattttttggtgtccataataacgaatccatttaaatatatccattcggAAACCTTTTTACTGATCTATATCCATTTTATATAACATGTCCATGATAACAGGAGATTCGATTAACTGAAATCTCGATGCTACGTAGATGAAACGAGTTTGACACatgagagagaacaaaaatcaaatcaagccgccattgttgaagatgaagaagtttcttctcattttttacaaagatgaaaagagagagaggtgaagagagagagagatgaagagagagagagatgaagagagagagaaagagagaaaacgtGGGTTAAGagaatattttagttaagagggtattttagtaaaaaaacatagagaaaatGCCTAATCTTTTGAAAGTGCCTAAAAACggaaataattttaataaaatgtttaagaGTGTAATATTCTCTATATAAAATcgtaaattttgtatttttaatcatCAATTCATAAATCTTCCAAATTAGAATGGGGACAATGGTTCTACCATGGCAGGGCTTCATATCCAGGGAAGTGAGCAACTTATGTAACTCAAGAAGGAACGAGCTGACTCTTGGAGGGTTAGTGACATTCTTTGGTGAGAAAATTCCCAGTGGTCTCAAACTCGAGAAACAGATCGCACTCGGAAAATGAGTCGTCCTCGTGGGAAATGTAGGCACCACACGGTCAGAAGAAGACTCATCTTATGAAGGAAACCTCGAGCTCAGGCTTAGGGAAGCTGATTTCCCAATAGGCCAAAACCAACCGCATATGGGAGTGTCTCTAAAAAATTCGAAAGATGATTTAACAGTCACAGCCAATCTACGACATCAAGTCTCTGTGGGAAGACAGACAAAGGTAACAACTTTTGTAAGTCTTGACAGCAAGAGGACCGGGTGTTTCACTGTCCGAACAAACAGCTCAGATCAGTTGCAGATTGCTGTCATGGCTCTGCTTCTCCTTGCCATGTGATGTCAACCTACATGAAGATTTTTCGATCAGAGGAAAGAACTGATATTAATCTTTAGGATTAGGTTGTTTTAATTACGTTCTTGccaaatttgatttgattttatggAATTAATTGTAAAAGACTTGGGGCTATTTATATGAAAGTTTCGTGATTTTCATTGATAAGTAGGTCGTcaaagaaatagagaagaagcccaaaaaaataaaataatggaCGAAGAAGCAGAGAATTTGAGAGCAGCTTTTGGCGATTCATCGGATGATGAAGATATCGCAGATCGGCCGGGAAAAGAAACCATAGGGATCGGAGATTCGGCGGTATGGGAGAGAGTGGAGGAGATAAATGGTTTATGGCTCTATAGAAACTTTCTCTCTATTGCTCATCAGTCTCATTTACTCTCCGCCATTCTAAACGGTACCCTTGGCTCTTCGTTGGTTTCTAATTCTTAAATGTTGTTGCTTTGTCGAATTGTTTCACTAAAGTTTGtacatttaaaaatttctgCAGAAGGTTGGTTCGTTGAAGAATCTATTAACCAGGTACTAGAACCCTAAAtttcgtttctcttcttccccaaGATGTGGAGGCAATGCTTTAGAAATCTTTTAGCTTATCCTTTGCTTagatatcttttcttttctcttcttgtccCCAACTGTTATAAACTACTGGATTTCAAACCTCTGTGGTAATTATTCGATTGCATTAATAAGAGACTGATCCAAAATTCTTAGATTGGTAAATGAA includes:
- a CDS encoding AAA-type ATPase family protein (AAA-type ATPase family protein; FUNCTIONS IN: nucleoside-triphosphatase activity, ATPase activity, nucleotide binding, ATP binding; LOCATED IN: chloroplast; EXPRESSED IN: 24 plant structures; EXPRESSED DURING: 14 growth stages; CONTAINS InterPro DOMAIN/s: ATPase, AAA+ type, core (InterPro:IPR003593), ATPase, AAA-type, core (InterPro:IPR003959), SMAD/FHA domain (InterPro:IPR008984), ATPase, AAA-type, conserved site (InterPro:IPR003960); BEST Arabidopsis thaliana protein match is: AAA-type ATPase family protein (TAIR:AT1G02890.1); Has 36961 Blast hits to 32268 proteins in 3150 species: Archae - 1594; Bacteria - 13825; Metazoa - 4872; Fungi - 3636; Plants - 2887; Viruses - 35; Other Eukaryotes - 10112 (source: NCBI BLink).) encodes the protein MVETRRSSSASKRFCASSSSPEASSSQRPNKRSKVKIDAAASSLEPATAEPAGSSSASEVPIENQGPASDPGSESGEPELGSSDPQAMDAEKPVVTTDVPVMENSPETDANPEVEVLATPTVAGEAVADADKSKAAKKRALKAPWAKLLSQYSQNPHRVIRGPVFTVGRRGCDLSIRDQAMPSTLCELKQSEHGGPSVASLEILGNGVIVHVNGKCYQKSTCVHLRGGDEVIFSLNGKHAYIFQPVKDENLAAPDRASSLSICEARGAPLKGVHVETRAGDVDGASDVDGASILASLSKLRSFHLLPPIAKAGKRQQNPAVPVVPSSFNDCISDTDMNDADSNNDHAAVASVEKIAAASTPGTANENLNVDGSGLDPFQEADGGNVPAAGYEIRPIVHLLGESSSFDIRGSISRLLDERREVKEFLREFDLSSTISTRRQAFKDSLRGGVLNAQNIDISFENFPYYLSATTKGVLMISMYVHMNGGSKYANFATDLTTACPRILLSGPSGSEIYQEMLAKALAKQFGAKLMIVDSLLLPGGSPAREAESSKEGSRRERLSMLAKRAVQAAQVLQHKKPTSSVDADITGGSTLSSQALPKQEVSTATSKSYTFKAGDRVKFVGPSASAISSLQGQLRGPAIGSQGKVALAFEDNCASKIGIRFDRPVQDGNDLGGLCEEDHGFFCAASSLRLEGSSSDDADKLAVNEIFEVALSESEGGSLILFLKDIEKSLVGNSDVYATLKSKLETLPENIVVIASQTQLDSRKEKSHPGGFLFTKFGGNQTALLDLAFPDNFGKLHDRSKETPKSMKQITRLFPNKIAIQLPQEEALLSDWKEKLDRDTEILKVQANITSILAVLAKNKLDCPDLGTLCIKDQTLPSESVEKVVGWAFGHHLMICTEPIVKDNKLVISAESISYGLQTLHDIQNENKSLKKSLKDVVTENEFEKKLLSDVIPPSDIGVSFDDIGALENVKETLKELVMLPLQRPELFDKGQLTKPTKGILLFGPPGTGKTMLAKAVATEAGANFINISMSSITSKWFGEGEKYVKAVFSLASKIAPSVIFVDEVDSMLGRRENPGEHEAMRKMKNEFMVNWDGLRTKDRERVLVLAATNRPFDLDEAVIRRLPRRLMVNLPDATNRSKILSVILAKEEIAPDVDLEAIANMTDGYSGSDLKNLCVTAAHFPIREILEKEKKEKTAAQAENRPTPPLYSCTDVRSLTMNDFKAAHDQVCASVSSDSSNMNELQQWNELYGEGGSRKKTSLSYFM
- a CDS encoding translocase of chloroplast-like protein (chloroplast outer envelope GTP-binding protein, putative; BEST Arabidopsis thaliana protein match is: translocon at the outer envelope membrane of chloroplasts 159 (TAIR:AT4G02510.1); Has 30201 Blast hits to 17322 proteins in 780 species: Archae - 12; Bacteria - 1396; Metazoa - 17338; Fungi - 3422; Plants - 5037; Viruses - 0; Other Eukaryotes - 2996 (source: NCBI BLink).), translated to MGVSLKNSKDDLTVTANLRHQVSVGRQTKVTTFVSLDSKRTGCFTVRTNSSDQLQIAVMALLLLAM